The Vespula vulgaris chromosome 10, iyVesVulg1.1, whole genome shotgun sequence nucleotide sequence TTGATTAACTAATCTTTATTTCatatcaattaataaacaTGTGTATACTAACAACAGCATTGTGCGTTTTATGCAAAGCACATATTTACTAAAGAGCAGTGATATaacaattgtaaaaaaatagaatgccATATGCATCCTTTAAGCCAATATtactacatattttttctttttctttttttttcttttttttttctctttttttcttttaacagtTTGCCAACAAGCTATTTCCTGcattcttaaatttttatctttcattccttCTTATCTTCCAATGAACTTTGCGGGTTATCCctataaattacataatttaatGCTGTCGCAAGGGTACACCATGCAAAGTaaggaataattaataatccagCAAGTGGATTCACTTGATAAAAGGCTACTGCCATTGCTGCTGACGTTCCCCATACTAGAGTTATTTCGTATAAAGCctaaaaaatcaatttgataataattaatattattctatataactTGATAActtgttgataaaaaaattaccaaTTTAATATGATGTCCCCCAAAAAAGATAGGTGTCCAAGCCcaattcataattaaattaacacCATATATTGAAAGTGGCAGGGCTGCTTCTTTGAATCCTCCAGCATCTCGCCATACTAAGTACGAAGAGTAACCCATTGTACTATATATTGTTGTCCATACTGGTCCAAACACATAGTTTGGAGGTGTCCAAGATGGTTTTTTCAAAGActaacaaaaatgaaataaacgttgatattattttagatattattgCATTATGTAGTTTAAAAAATCAAGTTTCCTATCAAATTTCATGATAACTAACAAAccttttattaatgaatttaacaattttaaatgTGCGATCatagaacaaaaaatcaatcaatttgcttatataaaataaaaactgtctatttttttttctttttttcataatatacattatagtCAGTGATACACGATAGTGTGTTGTTAACGATATTTAAATGAGAATTCAAAAAGAGGCGGGTCCTCTTACAATTTCTCCCGCCAATTTTGAAAGTGTAAAAATCTGTGCATTTCCTTCTGACGTAATATAATTctcagttttttctttcttttcctatcttttttttttttttttcgatagcTCGGCCTTTATTACGTGACCAAGTAGTAATCGATAAAAGTAtcaaacaaaattcttttcttaccGAATACCATGgatgtagatttttttttacgcaatAAGCACCAAGCCATCCACCAATATTAGGATGGACAACGCCTATAGCCAGTGGCAATGACACTTTACACAACGGCATTTTGAAAATATGACTATTAATTCTCGATATGCTACGAACTATAGGATATCAATATACTATACTAAGAAGTCGATGCTTTCACGATTGTTCATACTACTAATATTTGGTATAAGGTGTAATCTGCGTATATGATGCAAACCACGCCGCTTAGTTCTTCCTATAAGAACTTCTGCgcatattctatatatacaacctatatatgtatatgtctatatCTATAATGGATTACGTATATTCCAAGGAAGATATGGATGTGCATgtgcatatacatgtatatatatagaagtgCATAGCGTgacatgaaaaaaattctacaaGTTTGATAACAACAATAGGTCCAAGATTTCTGATTTATTGGAATTCTtcgtatcaattttattttttgtgatCACTGACTACAATGTACAATTAATGTTTTATTCCAAatctaaaaattattcgactATCGCGAtactaatctttttttacgtttcaaTTAAGaaatctttacttttattattttcaatggacatactttcttaaaatttgataaacCGTTCGACTTATGTTTTATTCTATTAACATTTCATTTAGTATCCTAATTAGTATTAACTTTTCAATCGGATTATAGTATGCGTAAAATGTTCTTATATGAAACGTTGAAAGAATATAATGAGAgttttttcgaagaaagttGGAATATTTATCTCATTATTGCTTAATTTTGCTTGCAAAATATTGAGTTACATATTCCATTTTtgtttgtctatttttttatgcatatatatatatatatatatatatatatatatacacacgcacacacatacacacgatatacgctatgtatataatattgaatagtTTTTACCcgttaataaaatagatagtTACGATTTACCGATAAAATAGAGTCTTCATTCCATTGGTTATCAAATTTATCAGCGACTAGCGTCACTATCGccaaagaatatatataagtttattttGATCGTtagtcttgttcttttttgcaaAATCATCATGTCGTTTATCACGTTGTTCTAATTTAAGTCAAActgttaatattttcataaaaaatgatatgttCCAGGTAACATtgtaatattatgaaataattgatcCCTCGGAAATTCAttctattaattaacaaatcaTTGTGTTCTTtgtaaaataacaattatataacacattcattttcattacttgtggtattaataaatttttattaagaatatatatatatatatatgtatatgtcgtacgtattattatttagatgtATTAATTACGTGCAAGCTACAGAATTGGATctaaaacgatataatatacaagGCATTATTCATCGACTCGattgtaaaaaatgtaatcaatTTGTAGCTATAAAAGTGAATGATGATATTTTAGATCTAGATAATAgttttaacgataaatatgaaaataattggtGCGaggtaatatttataaacaatattttgatTAACGTAGTACGATATATGTGATTGATATtagtatatgtattttgatTAACGTAGTATAAAAGTATGATTGTTTCTTTAGATGAAAACCAATCaagagagaataatttattatatattgtgtcaaataatttatgttGAATTTGATACTCCGAAACCCGAAAAATTGGAGACACCATACGATTATGCCGATAAATTTGATATCGTTTTGATTAGATGGGAAAATGGAAAACCCATTGGTTTTTATACCATTAAACCTAAaggtaatttttaattctaattctttttcaaatacatTGACGTAatttataatgttaaaataattgatgAATTTGATAATTGATATCTTTAGGTACTGAAGTTTATTCGACCAAAGAAAAGTATACGATGCCTGTATTAGATACGGCATATATTCGATCGCCATATAGAAATAAAGGATTTGGTTCAGAAATTTTATTGGATATAATCAAACGTTTTCCTGACGAGGATATTGGATTTTCTAAACCAATTTCTAACGATATGCTGAAAGGTAAGGAACAAATATTTCTAcgctttctttattttaatacaatgaTAATGTGTTTTgaattgaacattttttttatagtattgaaaaattttctaagaaattaCAAAGAATATAGATTACGTTTTTGGGAAATAGCCGATTGGGACATCTATGGTtcacaaaaattaatatggtTTGGCGTGaaagataaatttctttaacgaagaatattttgattttattcaaaatgCAAAGCTATTtgagtattataataaaatattaatatattttctaaaggaAAATGTgttcttatacatatatctgaaatagaataaattgaACATGATAATTACTACtcaatatatgtaatatataatatataatatatatattatatattatataacatatatatatatatatatatatatgtatatatttatatgtgataATTTTATGGTAACATAAATTGAATGATTATActatttgattaatatatgatatatttatcgatatatccctatcatatatatatatataggaaacatttcattcattttaagTTACTCTTAAACTCATTTAATAAGATAGAGCCTAT carries:
- the LOC127066904 gene encoding translocator protein, giving the protein MPLCKVSLPLAIGVVHPNIGGWLGAYCVKKNLHPWYSSLKKPSWTPPNYVFGPVWTTIYSTMGYSSYLVWRDAGGFKEAALPLSIYGVNLIMNWAWTPIFFGGHHIKLALYEITLVWGTSAAMAVAFYQVNPLAGLLIIPYFAWCTLATALNYVIYRDNPQSSLEDKKE
- the LOC127066900 gene encoding soluble lamin-associated protein of 75 kDa-like isoform X1, with amino-acid sequence MICSRCINYVQATELDLKRYNIQGIIHRLDCKKCNQFVAIKVNDDILDLDNSFNDKYENNWCEMKTNQERIIYYILCQIIYVEFDTPKPEKLETPYDYADKFDIVLIRWENGKPIGFYTIKPKGTEVYSTKEKYTMPVLDTAYIRSPYRNKGFGSEILLDIIKRFPDEDIGFSKPISNDMLKVLKNFLRNYKEYRLRFWEIADWDIYGSQKLIWFGVKDKFL
- the LOC127066900 gene encoding soluble lamin-associated protein of 75 kDa-like isoform X2, producing the protein MFQMKTNQERIIYYILCQIIYVEFDTPKPEKLETPYDYADKFDIVLIRWENGKPIGFYTIKPKGTEVYSTKEKYTMPVLDTAYIRSPYRNKGFGSEILLDIIKRFPDEDIGFSKPISNDMLKVLKNFLRNYKEYRLRFWEIADWDIYGSQKLIWFGVKDKFL